A window of Streptomyces puniciscabiei contains these coding sequences:
- a CDS encoding MFS transporter: MSVPASLALPTAPRRVILVLALACGVSVSTIYFPQAISSLIATDLDIPAGSASLVVTAAQFGYAGGIFLLVPLGDRLPSRRLIVTLLALTAAGLVVAGAAPTLPVLVAASAAIGVTTVVPQIIIPMAAGLVPPERRGAVTGTLLSGLIGGILLARTFGGTLGEWLGWRAPYLVAAALVLALAGTLARVVPDTTPSSGHRYATLISAPLRLLREEPDLRRSCLYQATVFAGFSAAWTALTLLVTGPAYGRGAQAVGVLGLVGAASMFCTPLAGRAADRRGPDTVSLWCLLGVIGSAGVLALAGLGGTAGLIVLAGGMLLLDVAVQSGQVANQARNLALRPDARARVNTAYMTCAFLGGSAGSWLGIRAYDRLGWPGVTGLVALSAVIALTRHLTHLARRRTAVGPVEGTVTPSRVP; the protein is encoded by the coding sequence GTGTCCGTGCCCGCGTCCCTGGCGTTACCGACCGCGCCCCGCCGGGTGATCCTCGTCCTGGCACTCGCCTGCGGAGTGAGCGTCTCGACCATCTACTTCCCGCAGGCGATCAGTTCGCTGATCGCCACCGACCTGGACATCCCGGCGGGCTCCGCATCCCTCGTCGTCACCGCGGCCCAGTTCGGGTACGCGGGCGGCATCTTCCTGCTCGTCCCGCTCGGTGACCGGCTGCCGTCCCGCCGGCTGATCGTCACCCTGCTCGCGCTGACCGCGGCGGGCCTGGTCGTCGCCGGTGCCGCACCGACGCTGCCCGTCCTCGTCGCAGCGAGCGCGGCCATCGGCGTCACCACCGTCGTCCCGCAGATCATCATCCCGATGGCCGCGGGGCTCGTGCCCCCCGAGCGACGCGGCGCCGTCACCGGCACCCTGCTCAGCGGACTCATCGGGGGCATCCTGCTCGCCCGCACCTTCGGCGGCACCCTCGGGGAGTGGCTGGGCTGGCGCGCCCCCTATCTCGTCGCCGCGGCGCTCGTGCTCGCCCTCGCGGGGACGCTCGCCCGAGTGGTGCCGGACACCACACCCTCGTCCGGACACCGGTACGCGACCCTCATATCCGCCCCGCTGCGTCTGCTGCGCGAGGAACCGGACCTGCGGCGTTCCTGCCTCTACCAGGCCACCGTCTTCGCCGGCTTCAGCGCCGCCTGGACCGCGCTCACCCTGCTGGTGACCGGGCCGGCGTACGGCAGGGGCGCCCAGGCCGTGGGGGTGCTCGGACTCGTGGGTGCCGCGAGCATGTTCTGCACTCCGCTCGCCGGCCGGGCCGCCGACCGCCGGGGACCGGACACCGTGAGCCTGTGGTGCCTGCTCGGGGTGATCGGATCGGCCGGGGTGCTGGCCCTCGCCGGCCTCGGCGGCACGGCGGGGCTCATCGTGCTGGCCGGCGGCATGCTGCTGCTCGACGTCGCGGTGCAGAGCGGCCAAGTGGCCAACCAGGCCCGCAACCTCGCGCTCCGTCCGGACGCCCGGGCCCGGGTCAACACCGCCTACATGACGTGCGCGTTCCTCGGCGGCAGCGCGGGGTCCTGGCTCGGGATACGGGCGTACGACCGACTCGGCTGGCCGGGGGTGACAGGGCTGGTGGCCCTGTCCGCAGTGATCGCGCTGACCCGGCACCTGACGCATCTGGCCCGGCGGCGTACAGCGGTCGGTCCCGTCGAGGGCACGGTGACCCCGAGCCGGGTGCCGTGA
- a CDS encoding CGNR zinc finger domain-containing protein — MPTTIRFRQGAGRPCLDFIRTLRHRGTADAVEELPDPEALAAWVRQCGPCPVEVRRATAGLVRTAQELREAIHRLIGAARAGRTPDAKTRARVNEAAAHAVPVPALTPSGRLAWGAEDPVRATLALVARDALDLVTSPALDRVRDCAGASCGALFLDTSRPGTRRWCSMDTCGNRAKKEALRRRTAD; from the coding sequence GTGCCGACGACCATTCGCTTCCGCCAGGGCGCGGGCCGCCCGTGCCTGGACTTCATCCGGACCCTGCGCCACCGGGGCACGGCCGACGCGGTGGAGGAGCTGCCCGACCCCGAAGCCCTGGCCGCCTGGGTACGGCAGTGCGGCCCCTGCCCCGTCGAGGTCCGCCGGGCGACGGCCGGCCTGGTGCGTACGGCACAGGAACTGCGTGAGGCGATCCACCGGCTGATCGGCGCCGCCCGCGCCGGACGGACACCCGACGCGAAGACACGCGCACGGGTCAACGAGGCCGCGGCACACGCAGTGCCGGTACCCGCCCTCACCCCCTCGGGCCGACTGGCCTGGGGCGCCGAGGACCCGGTGCGCGCCACGCTCGCCCTGGTCGCCCGGGACGCGCTGGACCTGGTCACCTCCCCGGCGCTGGACCGGGTGCGCGACTGCGCCGGAGCCTCGTGCGGTGCGCTCTTCCTGGACACCTCGCGCCCGGGCACCCGGCGCTGGTGCTCGATGGACACCTGCGGCAACCGCGCGAAGAAGGAGGCGCTGCGCCGCAGGACCGCCGACTGA
- a CDS encoding ArsR/SmtB family transcription factor produces MTDIAPSPDPDLVNALRALSNPMRLQMLRWLREPERHFPMEAPMADPAEVGVCVSHIQAKAGLAQSTVSAYLAELQRAGLVRATRVGKWTHYKRDEQRIADLVAELGQTL; encoded by the coding sequence ATGACGGACATCGCCCCCAGCCCCGACCCGGACCTGGTCAACGCGCTGCGGGCGCTGTCCAATCCGATGCGGCTGCAGATGCTGCGCTGGCTGCGCGAGCCGGAGCGGCACTTCCCGATGGAGGCGCCCATGGCCGATCCCGCCGAGGTCGGTGTCTGCGTGAGCCACATCCAGGCCAAGGCGGGCCTGGCCCAGTCGACCGTGTCCGCTTACCTGGCCGAACTCCAGCGCGCGGGTCTGGTCCGGGCCACGCGCGTCGGCAAGTGGACCCACTACAAGCGCGACGAGCAGCGCATAGCCGACCTGGTCGCGGAGCTGGGGCAGACCCTCTAG
- a CDS encoding TIGR03620 family F420-dependent LLM class oxidoreductase — protein MTAKNGLDLGTFGIYTFDFEHQPAARIRDSVQELQDLGWPAVWIPEALGRDAFTHAGYLLASTRRLSVVNGIARIWSREAAWTHGAALLLADAYPGRHVLGLGFGGQPRPGVRPLAAMAGYLDELDAMRTPNPRPAQPLRRLLAAYGPRMLELARDRAEGAHTYHVNTAHTAQAREILGPDAFLAVEHAVLFEADPDRARTLAREHLRGYLETPYNIAKFRRLGYTDEDLSGGGSDRFVDDLVFWGDPDTVVRKLRGQVEAGADHVAVQVIGVVPGESALPQWRLLADALLPSKAS, from the coding sequence ATGACCGCGAAGAACGGCCTGGACCTCGGCACGTTCGGGATCTACACCTTCGACTTCGAGCACCAGCCGGCCGCACGGATCCGGGACTCGGTCCAGGAACTTCAGGATCTGGGCTGGCCGGCCGTGTGGATCCCGGAAGCGCTGGGGCGGGACGCGTTCACGCACGCCGGGTATCTGCTCGCGTCCACGCGCCGGCTGAGCGTCGTGAACGGCATCGCCCGGATCTGGTCCCGGGAGGCGGCCTGGACGCACGGCGCCGCACTCCTGCTCGCGGACGCCTACCCGGGGCGGCATGTGCTGGGCCTGGGCTTCGGCGGGCAGCCGCGCCCGGGGGTCAGGCCCCTCGCCGCGATGGCCGGGTACCTCGACGAGCTGGACGCCATGCGGACGCCCAACCCCCGCCCGGCACAGCCCCTTCGGCGCCTGCTGGCGGCGTACGGCCCGAGGATGCTGGAGCTGGCCCGCGACCGCGCCGAGGGCGCCCACACCTACCATGTGAACACGGCGCACACCGCGCAGGCGCGCGAGATCCTCGGACCGGACGCCTTCCTGGCCGTCGAGCACGCCGTGCTGTTCGAGGCCGACCCGGACCGCGCCCGCACCCTCGCCCGCGAGCATCTGCGCGGCTACCTCGAAACCCCCTACAACATCGCCAAGTTCCGCCGGCTCGGATACACCGACGAGGACCTCTCCGGCGGCGGAAGCGACCGGTTCGTGGACGACCTCGTCTTCTGGGGCGACCCGGACACGGTCGTACGCAAGCTGCGCGGGCAGGTGGAGGCGGGCGCCGACCACGTCGCCGTGCAGGTGATCGGCGTCGTGCCGGGCGAATCGGCGCTGCCCCAGTGGCGGTTGCTGGCCGACGCCCTGCTGCCGTCGAAGGCCTCCTGA
- a CDS encoding acyl-CoA synthetase: protein MTQGHGSTVDGVLRRSARRTPARLAVEYGGRRWTYEELDDAVSRAASVLLAQGLTPGDRVGAYGHNSDAYLIGFLACARAGLVHVPVNHNLTGDDLAYLVGQSGSTLVLADPDLAGRLPDGVRVLPLRDTAGSLLDRLPGTPPYDGPEPRTEDLVQLLYTSGTTALPKGAMMTHRALVHEYLSAITALDLSAGDRPAHALPLYHSAQMHVFLLPYLAVGATSIILDAPDGDRLLDLIEAGRVDSLFAPPTVWIGLAGRPDFAGRDLDGLRKAYYGASIMPVPVLQRLRERLPRLAFYNCFGQSEIGPLATVLGPDEHEGRLDSCGRTVLFVDARVVDEQGEEVPDGTPGEIVYRSPQLCEGYWDKPEETAEAFREGWFHSGDLAVRDADGYFTIVDRVKDVINSGGVLVASRQVEDALYTHEAVAEAAVIGLPDERWIEAVTAVVVRRGEVTEDQLIAHVKEKLAPFKAPKRVLFVDALPRNASGKILKRELRDRFSR, encoded by the coding sequence ATGACGCAGGGACACGGCAGCACGGTCGACGGGGTGCTGCGACGCAGTGCCCGGCGCACCCCGGCCCGCCTGGCGGTGGAGTACGGCGGGCGCCGCTGGACGTACGAGGAACTCGACGACGCCGTCTCCCGCGCGGCCTCGGTGCTGCTCGCCCAGGGCCTCACGCCGGGCGACCGGGTCGGCGCCTACGGCCACAACTCCGACGCCTACCTGATCGGCTTCCTGGCCTGCGCCCGCGCGGGCCTGGTCCATGTGCCGGTGAACCACAACCTGACCGGGGACGACCTGGCGTACCTGGTCGGCCAGTCCGGCAGCACCCTCGTCCTCGCCGACCCGGACCTCGCCGGCCGACTCCCGGACGGCGTACGGGTCTTGCCGCTCAGGGACACCGCGGGCTCGCTGCTCGACCGGCTGCCCGGAACACCGCCGTACGACGGGCCCGAACCCCGCACCGAGGACCTGGTGCAGCTGCTGTACACCTCCGGTACGACCGCCCTGCCCAAGGGCGCGATGATGACCCACCGGGCCCTCGTGCACGAGTACCTGAGCGCGATCACCGCCCTGGACCTGAGCGCCGGTGACCGTCCGGCGCACGCGCTGCCGCTGTACCACTCGGCGCAGATGCACGTGTTCCTGCTGCCGTACCTCGCCGTCGGCGCGACCAGCATCATCCTCGACGCGCCCGACGGGGACCGGCTGCTCGACCTGATCGAGGCGGGCCGCGTGGACAGCCTGTTCGCGCCGCCCACGGTGTGGATCGGCCTGGCGGGCCGGCCCGACTTCGCCGGCCGGGACCTCGACGGACTGCGCAAGGCCTACTACGGCGCGTCGATCATGCCCGTCCCGGTGCTGCAGCGGCTGCGCGAGCGCCTGCCGCGGCTCGCCTTCTACAACTGCTTCGGGCAGAGCGAGATCGGCCCGCTGGCCACGGTCCTCGGCCCCGACGAGCACGAGGGCCGGCTGGACTCCTGCGGGCGGACCGTGCTGTTCGTGGACGCACGGGTCGTGGACGAGCAGGGCGAGGAGGTGCCCGACGGCACGCCCGGCGAGATCGTCTACCGCTCACCGCAGTTGTGCGAGGGCTACTGGGACAAGCCCGAGGAGACCGCCGAGGCCTTCCGGGAGGGCTGGTTCCACTCCGGGGACCTCGCGGTGCGCGACGCCGACGGCTACTTCACGATCGTGGACCGGGTGAAGGACGTCATCAACTCCGGTGGCGTCCTGGTCGCTTCGCGCCAGGTCGAGGACGCCCTGTACACGCACGAGGCGGTCGCCGAGGCCGCCGTGATCGGCCTTCCCGACGAGCGGTGGATCGAGGCCGTCACGGCGGTCGTCGTCCGGCGCGGTGAGGTGACGGAGGATCAGCTCATCGCGCATGTGAAGGAGAAGCTCGCACCCTTCAAGGCGCCCAAACGGGTGCTGTTCGTGGACGCGTTGCCGCGCAACGCCAGCGGGAAGATCCTCAAGCGCGAACTGCGGGACCGCTTCAGCCGGTAG
- a CDS encoding cytochrome P450, whose amino-acid sequence MPAHGDLVEIRLGPQRAWMVCHPELTHEVLMDPHTFDKGGPLYDRLGKLMGDGLVTCRRPTHRDKRRLLQPAFRPSHAAAYTDLVTEEAESVCHGWRTGRTVPVTEAMMTLTTRVISRVLLSDSLDDTTTAEVRDCLTDVVRGLFIRTVVPIDPLFRLPTPANRRYRHALSRLHAIIDAAIAERRRGPDRDDVLGTLLAAARGDGATPPITHQEVHDHLITLLLTGVEAPALCLADAFSLLARHPEAERRLHAELDAVLPGGRRPGPDDLPHLVQTRCVVTETLRHSSPGWLFTRVATRETELAGCRLPEGATVLYSPYLLHHDPSSFPEPERFDPDRWLPGRATAAQRRALMPFSAGNRKCLGDEFAMVEATLALATIAGRRRLRHVPGYVEQPPRPAITLGPRALVMACEARSRASDSRTAGDHVVDNA is encoded by the coding sequence TTGCCCGCGCACGGGGATCTGGTCGAGATACGACTGGGCCCCCAGCGCGCCTGGATGGTGTGCCACCCGGAGCTCACCCACGAGGTGCTCATGGACCCGCACACCTTCGACAAGGGGGGCCCGCTGTACGACAGGCTCGGAAAGCTGATGGGAGACGGTCTCGTCACCTGCCGCCGGCCGACGCACCGGGACAAGCGCAGGCTGCTGCAGCCCGCCTTCCGCCCCTCCCACGCCGCCGCGTACACCGACCTCGTCACCGAGGAGGCCGAGTCGGTGTGCCACGGCTGGCGCACGGGCCGCACGGTTCCCGTCACCGAGGCGATGATGACCCTCACGACCCGCGTGATCAGCCGGGTCCTGCTCTCCGACTCGCTGGACGACACGACGACCGCCGAGGTACGGGACTGTCTCACGGACGTCGTCCGCGGCCTGTTCATCCGCACGGTCGTACCGATCGACCCCCTCTTCCGCCTCCCCACACCCGCCAACCGACGCTACCGGCACGCGCTCTCGCGCCTGCACGCGATCATCGACGCGGCGATCGCGGAGCGCCGCCGCGGCCCCGACCGCGACGACGTGCTGGGGACTCTGCTGGCGGCCGCGCGCGGCGACGGCGCAACGCCGCCGATCACCCATCAGGAGGTCCACGACCACCTGATCACACTGCTGCTCACGGGCGTCGAGGCGCCGGCATTGTGCCTGGCCGACGCCTTCAGCCTGCTGGCCCGTCATCCGGAGGCGGAGCGCCGCCTGCACGCCGAGCTCGACGCCGTCCTCCCCGGCGGCCGACGGCCCGGCCCCGACGATCTGCCGCACCTCGTCCAGACCCGGTGCGTCGTCACCGAGACGCTGCGGCACTCGTCCCCCGGCTGGCTCTTCACCCGTGTGGCCACCAGGGAGACGGAACTCGCCGGGTGCCGGCTGCCCGAGGGAGCCACCGTTCTGTACAGCCCCTACCTCCTGCACCACGATCCCTCGTCGTTCCCCGAGCCCGAACGGTTCGACCCCGACCGCTGGTTGCCGGGCCGGGCCACCGCCGCACAGCGCCGTGCGCTGATGCCGTTCTCCGCGGGCAACCGCAAGTGCCTCGGCGACGAGTTCGCCATGGTGGAGGCCACCCTGGCGCTCGCGACCATCGCCGGCCGACGGCGGCTGCGGCATGTGCCCGGGTATGTCGAACAGCCACCGCGCCCCGCGATCACGCTGGGCCCACGTGCCC